One stretch of Natronolimnobius baerhuensis DNA includes these proteins:
- a CDS encoding NAD+ synthase, producing MLDLRFSDAELDQRRDHILAFIQDRVDAAGADGAVLGLSGGIDSTLTAFLAVEALGAEHVHGLVLPATVSSEGNMSDAERVAQDLEISYDVIEIEPLVDSLLEVYPGAEGDREAVGNARARVRGVMNYLVANHENRLVLGTGNRSEAAVGYFTKYGDGAVDCHPIGTLYKGQVRQLARHVGVPEELAAKTATAELWADQTDEDELGLSYEVLDSILATHIDGPLSVGATCRLLEVDVETVERVRTLYEQSEHKRHVPPAPDPLE from the coding sequence ATGCTCGACCTTCGGTTTTCGGACGCAGAATTGGACCAGCGACGCGATCACATTCTGGCCTTTATTCAGGACCGCGTGGATGCGGCGGGTGCTGACGGTGCTGTCCTTGGCCTGTCTGGGGGAATCGACAGTACGCTCACCGCGTTTCTCGCTGTTGAGGCACTCGGCGCGGAACACGTCCACGGACTCGTCTTGCCGGCGACAGTCAGTAGCGAGGGCAATATGAGCGACGCCGAACGGGTTGCCCAGGACCTCGAGATTAGCTACGACGTCATCGAGATCGAACCGCTCGTCGACTCGTTGCTCGAGGTCTATCCCGGGGCTGAAGGCGACCGCGAAGCAGTTGGAAATGCGCGTGCGCGCGTCCGTGGTGTGATGAATTATCTGGTGGCGAACCACGAGAACCGACTCGTCCTCGGGACGGGCAACCGTAGCGAGGCCGCTGTTGGCTACTTCACCAAGTACGGCGACGGGGCGGTGGACTGTCACCCAATCGGGACCCTCTACAAGGGACAGGTTCGCCAACTCGCACGCCACGTCGGCGTTCCCGAGGAACTGGCCGCCAAGACAGCGACCGCAGAGCTGTGGGCCGACCAGACCGACGAGGACGAACTGGGACTCAGCTACGAGGTGCTTGATTCGATCCTTGCGACGCATATCGACGGGCCACTCTCTGTCGGCGCGACCTGCCGCCTGCTCGAGGTGGATGTTGAGACCGTCGAGCGAGTTCGGACACTGTACGAGCAAAGCGAGCACAAGCGACACGTCCCGCCAGCGCCGGACCCACTCGAGTAA
- a CDS encoding DUF7114 family protein, whose product MEPADNCRRAASEAVADVEPPQLHDLVETILEEASMVPGVLTVTSAMLATTGAADEPSEHAVISQWASAVAAGDGEHAEGDTSSESVLNATADEAVYTIDGITEGLLTRAAGVQLIYEGLRLTRTLAHTEPWLEAASAGETPAPTGAGTAATPVAPQSDTDGDLEILAADILVARGFYLLARTDAAETAVETVQSFGRDQTHRQDQTSDSDAHASDTALSNINANLERDILALAVETGAVAVDESPADRLTTAATGLVGTTGASFPPAAHWLGDLEATFGETTEAFEFDHDDGSLEDQSTDPATSATDP is encoded by the coding sequence ATGGAACCGGCCGACAACTGTCGGCGCGCCGCCTCCGAAGCCGTTGCGGACGTCGAACCACCGCAGTTGCACGACCTCGTCGAAACCATTCTCGAGGAGGCCTCGATGGTCCCCGGTGTCCTTACCGTCACGAGTGCGATGCTCGCCACCACAGGGGCGGCGGACGAACCGAGCGAACACGCCGTGATCAGCCAGTGGGCGTCTGCTGTCGCCGCTGGCGATGGGGAACACGCCGAGGGAGACACCAGCAGTGAGTCTGTCCTGAACGCCACCGCCGATGAGGCCGTCTATACTATCGATGGCATTACCGAGGGACTCCTCACCCGTGCGGCAGGCGTCCAACTCATCTATGAAGGGCTTCGCCTGACGCGAACGCTAGCACACACCGAGCCATGGCTCGAGGCCGCCTCTGCCGGTGAAACGCCTGCGCCAACCGGCGCTGGCACGGCAGCGACACCTGTTGCACCCCAGTCCGATACCGACGGCGACCTCGAGATTCTCGCGGCTGACATCCTTGTTGCTCGCGGGTTCTACTTGCTTGCACGAACCGACGCTGCTGAGACTGCCGTCGAGACGGTCCAGTCGTTCGGCCGCGATCAGACACACCGACAGGACCAAACGTCAGACAGCGATGCACACGCAAGTGACACGGCTCTCTCCAACATCAATGCAAACCTCGAGCGCGATATTCTCGCGCTGGCGGTCGAAACGGGTGCTGTCGCGGTCGATGAGTCGCCTGCGGACCGGCTGACGACAGCCGCAACCGGCCTCGTTGGGACAACCGGAGCGTCGTTCCCGCCGGCCGCTCACTGGCTTGGCGATCTCGAGGCGACATTCGGCGAGACCACTGAGGCCTTCGAATTTGATCACGACGACGGCTCGCTCGAGGATCAGTCAACTGATCCAGCGACGTCTGCAACGGATCCATGA